Proteins encoded together in one Oenanthe melanoleuca isolate GR-GAL-2019-014 chromosome 7, OMel1.0, whole genome shotgun sequence window:
- the MTX2 gene encoding metaxin-2, whose product MSLVAEAFVTQLAAAEPWPENAALYQQLKEEQILLSDNASSLAVQAFLQMCNLPVRVICRANAEYMSPSGKVPFIHVGNQVVSELGPIVQFVKAKGHSLSDGLDEVQKAEMKAYMELVNNMLLTAELYLQWCDDVTVEEITYPRYGSPYPWPLNRILSYQKQWEVRRKMKAIGWAGKTLEQVLEDVDQCCHALSQRLGTQPYFFNKQPTELDALVFGHLFTILTTQLITDELSEKVKNYSNLTAFCRRIEQQYFEGHEKDSSTTAAHSSKGSLLR is encoded by the exons CCGCAGAGCCTTGGCCTGAAAATGCTGCGTTGTATCAGCAACTGAAGG AGGAacaaattttgctttctgataATGCATCTTCCCTTGCTGTTCAG GCCTTTTTGCAAATGTGCAATCTGCCAGTCCGGGTGATTTGCCGGGCAAACGCCGAGTACATGTCCCCATCTG GCAAAGTACCTTTTATTCATGTGGGAAATCAAGTAGTATCTGAACTGGGGCCCATAGTCCAGTTTGTAAAAGCCAAG GGACATTCCCTCAGTGATGGATTGGATGAAGTCCAAAAAGCTGAGATGAAAGCCTACATGGAATTGGTCAATAACATGCTCTTGACAGCAGAG cTCTATCTCCAGTGGTGTGATGATGTTACAGTAGAGGAG ATTACTTACCCAAGGTATGGCTCTCCTTATCCGTGGCCTCTTAACCGCATTTTGTCCTATCAGAAGCAGTGGGAGGTAAGGCGAAAGATGAAAGCCATCGGATGGGCTGGAAAGACACTTGAACAG GTGCTTGAAGATGTAGATCAGTGCTGTCATGCTCTCTCCCAGAGATTAGGAACACAACCATATTTCTTCAATAAGCA acCAACTGAATTAGATGCTCTGGTGTTTGGACATCTGTTCACAATCCTTACTACTCAGCTAATCACTGATGAACTCTCTGAAAAAGTGAAGAACTACAGTAATCTCACAGCGTTCTGTCGGCGAATAGAGCAGCAGTACTTTGAGGGTCATGAGAAAGACAGCTCTACAACTGCAGCCCACTCTTCCAAGGGGTCCTTGCTGAGATAA